Genomic DNA from Nicotiana tabacum cultivar K326 chromosome 21, ASM71507v2, whole genome shotgun sequence:
AAAATAGTAAGAAAGCCATTTCTGTTTCCATAAACGATATCGGTGAAAGGCCGATCGCCTACCTGCAAAGGACGCAAAAtgaggaaaaggagaaaaaaattacaaaaggaaaacaaaaatgaagaaCCACATCTACCATAATAAGTCTTGAGGATTTACAACCAAATTGCCTTTCAATTTCTTCAGCTGTTCCAGCTGGCTTCTTCACCCCTATATTTTAGTGTTAAAGGAATCAGCAGATACTAATTGCATTAACTCAAGGCTGGGGTAAGTGACAAGAAAACATGACAGGTAACTGGAATTACTATTCAAAGGGTACCATAGTAAATACTCTCTCGGTCCCAATTTATGTAGTTCCCTTTTAGTCTGCCCAAAAAAGAATGTCTTTCTGTATTTAGAattaattcaactttaaactccaTATTACTCTTAATGAGttgttttagaccacaagtttcaaatgtagttcttttttcataaattttgtGTTATGTCAAACATCATCTCATAAATTGGGATGGACATAGTAAGAGATTTGAGATTCTGTACTCCCCCTCAGAGTTCATATTGCACACATATTTGACCCTGTTCAGCTAACAGTGTTGTTCTATacaattttcataattttcaaGAATTCAAATTCATTTAACTCCTCACTAAACTTTGATGTGATGTTTTCTCTGTTAAACCAAATTTTAACCATTACTTCAATATTTTCTTCCAATATCAGTAATATAACACGTAAGATACAATAACAATCTTAAACTCCGTTCTAGCCAAACACTGTCACACAAAAATCGATACAGGTTGTACCAAATAGCATATGCATAGAACACAACTTACTGTGTCTAATGACTTTAATTCCAATTGCACGTTCGAGAATTCGAGCTTTCCTACCATCAGGGTCATATTCATCTAGTCCTACAAATTCCCAAATCATCAAACACTTAGTTCTGCAGAGAGAGAAAAAAACACCTTTAAAGTTACAACAAAACCCACAATACCAATCACAATTCCTAATAAGATTACCTGCAGAGTTGCTGAAAACTGCAATATTATCACCAAACAAAGATTTACACTGTTCTATGGATGAAGCAAGAGGAGACCACAGGTTCAAAGAATAAGGAACAGTAATAGTATTGTCCTTGTCAAAAACTACACCTTGAAATCCTCTTTTCTTCAGCTCAGCCCAATCAATGTACCTTATATCTGGCACAAACACATGTGGGATTGCCAAGTTCTTGTTTTTATAGAGAATCCCTGTAAAACAAGCAATTCCCTCCACGTTAATCCTCTGCCCCAATGCAGCTTTAAAACGTGCCCACCAGCTGTTTGTTCTAATGCTTGAACGAGTGATCACTGCAGTTTCTTGCTCCTCACTatcttttctttgatggggtttCTCGTTTTCAACAGAAGGATAGAATTCTTGCCAAAATATATTGTTCAGTCTATCTGGGTCTGAATTGTTCTTGTGCTTTTCTTGTTCTTGGTAACAATTGTGCGTAGAACTGAGGACAAAGGAATTGTTTGTGCAGCGGGTGGgaatgtgtgaaaaatttgagggaAAAACAAGTGGTTTCTTGTGGAAATGAAGGGAATGATTGGAGGGAAAATGCTTAGGAATGTAATAGTAACAAGTGTGCCATGGTGTAACTGAAGTTGACTGCATAATCTATCCTAATTTATTTGTTGAATATTAAGGAAGTATGTGTTCAATGTGCAGATAAGGAAACTTTCTCATGGCATTATTAATGGAATCTCCATCTTTGTACGTCATTCTACATTCCCGCAGAAAGTAGAGGTGTTGGGTGGCCAAGATATGGTCTTAGCCACTCAATTGAGGGACAAAATTTTAGTTGGAGATTTTCCGAGGTTCTTAGAAATTGGGCCAAGATCTACAAATGGAAGGGTGGACACTGGAATTATGGCCCAATGACATATACAACCCAATCAATGGGTTGACCTAAGTGGAAAAGGGGCATTTTCATATATACCCACTTTTGGGACTATCATTGAAGTTATACCCGCATTTTACAAAAGTTTGCAAAGTGTACCCGCTAGTATGTGAAGTagttcagtctttttatttttggcTAAACTGAAAATTTTATTTAACCAACAATATGTACAATTGACTCTTTTGACTCCAGAGTCAGATCTCAGTATTCATACATTGTGGGACTATTCTACCTATCCTCTATTCAACCTTCCAACTTATCACTGACGCTATCCATGAAAACAACTATATGATTTAGTGTTATACTGGATTTTAttgcaacttcagaaatcaaatttgaagttcttctatctttcaaatgcaatttCAGAAATTCGAATCTTAATTAGTTCAATCTCTTCAATGCACCTTAAgaaatcaaatttaaaaattttctatctttcaaatgcaatttTAGAAATTAGAATCTTAAgtaattcaatttttttaatgCAACTTCAGATTTCGAACCTTAAGTTCTGAAACATAAACTTGTTTTTCGAATTTCAACAATCCAACATACGATTCAACATCCAAATCTATttcaaatgagctcaaatttgaaatataactttcaaatattataAAGAACAAACTCAATCAATAAAATATCGAAACAATAACAAATTTAACGAACTTATTttgcaactaagaagaagaagaaaccctaagcacaatgaagaagaaaccaacaacttagaagaagataaaaatgtATGTATGAAGTTAACAAAAAAATCAGACATCAgttaaactttttttaaaaaagtgggtacaaattcAATGAGTGATGCAAAACTAGGCCCCATGTGAAAATCTTATAGTGGAAAATCTGGTCTAACCCAAGCTTAGATAAAGAAGAGTTAACTTAAATAGCCGCACACACAActtcttaaattaaaaatagtcggaggatatataatatagtatatataatcatatataatatgtacataatctatgtatatcggcaaaaaaagtaaataatgaattCGCTTGGCTTTTTGTGTAAAGACCCCTTAGATAAATAGGCCATTTGCATAAGCTTATACACCATTTTCTATGCTTTTGATAGAAGTATGTATAAGAAGTGTTTACATGTCATAATtgttaaatttgaattttaatggtAGACAAT
This window encodes:
- the LOC142161786 gene encoding phosphatidylglycerophosphate phosphatase 1, chloroplastic/mitochondrial-like isoform X1 yields the protein MQSTSVTPWHTCYYYIPKHFPSNHSLHFHKKPLVFPSNFSHIPTRCTNNSFVLSSTHNCYQEQEKHKNNSDPDRLNNIFWQEFYPSVENEKPHQRKDSEEQETAVITRSSIRTNSWWARFKAALGQRINVEGIACFTGILYKNKNLAIPHVFVPDIRYIDWAELKKRGFQGVVFDKDNTITVPYSLNLWSPLASSIEQCKSLFGDNIAVFSNSAGLDEYDPDGRKARILERAIGIKVIRHRVKKPAGTAEEIERQFGCKSSRLIMVGDRPFTDIVYGNRNGFLTILTAPLSLSQEPLIVQQVRVLEMALVNRWSRKGIKPISHKLLPDCRQCVKNELL
- the LOC142161786 gene encoding uncharacterized protein LOC142161786 isoform X3; this translates as MQSTSVTPWHTCYYYIPKHFPSNHSLHFHKKPLVFPSNFSHIPTRCTNNSFVLSSTHNCYQEQEKHKNNSDPDRLNNIFWQEFYPSVENEKPHQRKDSEEQETAVITRSSIRTNSWWARFKAALGQRINVEGIACFTGILYKNKNLAIPHVFVPDIRYIDWAELKKRGFQGVVFDKDNTITVPYSLNLWSPLASSIEQCKSLFGDNIAVFSNSAGLDEYDPDGRKARILERAIGIKVIRHSRRSAFHRYRLWKQKWLSYYFDSTIKSLTGATYCAAGAGT
- the LOC142161786 gene encoding phosphatidylglycerophosphate phosphatase 1, chloroplastic/mitochondrial-like isoform X2 → MQSTSVTPWHTCYYYIPKHFPSNHSLHFHKKPLVFPSNFSHIPTRCTNNSFVLSSTHNCYQEQEKHKNNSDPDRLNNIFWQEFYPSVENEKPHQRKDSEEQETAVITRSSIRTNSWWARFKAALGQRINVEGIACFTGILYKNKNLAIPHVFVPDIRYIDWAELKKRGFQGVVFDKDNTITVPYSLNLWSPLASSIEQCKSLFGDNIAVFSNSAGLDEYDPDGRKARILERAIGIKVIRHRVKKPAGTAEEIERQFGCKSSRLIMAIGLSPISFMETEMAFLLF